A single genomic interval of Camelina sativa cultivar DH55 chromosome 11, Cs, whole genome shotgun sequence harbors:
- the LOC109127572 gene encoding putative F-box protein At4g17565, giving the protein MALFFSRISKLSVRRYNSRFFSSLPQSPCLVLGTKKLRESPEEGMIMHQKLFDPATEKTVYSKEKKYPKELVGKTPLGASQGWGISWEGLTLHLTDLYKPCVLSSKVISLPPLRLEYKPTTHATKLSLSSSDPVQDDFFVAAKFNEYHVSVYRPRWESEWTHIGTAYSLLPASKLMFSKRDQAFHFTSFKGLYMGSLYLNNYKEIKHKEIRLRNMPKIPQAGWEMLDNCSITNHLVESPSGELFFIKWYTQCIHQEDEDGDLEFVHSSTKRFMVFRQDGMSKDFCYTEDIGDLCIFLSNSEPFCLSASLYPGLKPNSIYYIGPRHGCYDLASGTNRPFPFDQFGKPSRVSAPYWIFSTSSLSSN; this is encoded by the exons ATGGCTCTGTTCTTCAGCCGAATCTCGAAGCTCTC AGTACGCAGGTACAATTCTCGTTTTTTCTCATCATTGCCTCAGTCACCATGTCTGGTGCTGGGCACTAAGAAGTTGCGAGAGTCTCCAGAGGAGGGGATGATCATGCATCAAAAATTATTCGACCCGGCTACAGAAAAGACAGTGTACAGCAAGGAGAAGAAGTATCCAAAAGAGCTCGTTGGTAAAACTCCTCTGGGAGCATCGCAAGGTTGGGGCATTTCTTGGGAGGGCCTTACCTTGCATCTCACGGATCTGTACAAGCCGTGTGTTTTATCTTCAAAAGTCATATCACTACCTCCACTTAGGCTCGAGTATAAACCCACAACCCATGCCACGAAactgtctctctcttcttctgatccTGTCCAAGACGACTTTTTTGTGGCTGCAAAGTTCAATGAGTATCACGTAAGTGTCTACAGGCCTCGTTGGGAATCTGAGTGGACTCACATCGGGACCGCTTACTCTCTTTTACCAGCCTCTAAGCTCATGTTCTCCAAGAGAGACCAAGCCTTCCACTTTACTAGTTTTAAGGGTCTCTACATGGGTTCGCTGTATCTCAACAACTACAAAGAgatcaaacataaagaaatacGCCTAAGAAATATGCCTAAGATTCCACAGGCAGGTTGGGAGATGTTGGATAATTGTTCCATAACCAACCACTTAGTGGAATCTCCCTCTGGTGAACTTTTCTTCATCAAGTG GTACACACAGTGTATTCACCAAGAGGACGAAGATGGTGATTTGGAATTTGTCCACAGCAGTACTAAGCGGTTCATGGTCTTTAGGCAAGATGGGATGAGCAAAGACTTTTGTTACACTGAAGATATTGGAGATCTCTGCATCTTCCTTAGTAACAGTGAACCCTTCTGTCTCTCAGCAAGCTTGTACCCGGGGCTCAAACCTAACTCCATCTATTACATTGGCCCTAGACATGGTTGTTACGATCTAGCTTCTGGTACGAACCGTCCCTTCCCTTTTGATCAATTTGGCAAACCCTCGCGGGTCAGTGCCCCTTACTGGATCTTTTCGACCTCTTCTCTGAGTTCTAACTAG